A stretch of DNA from Anaerobacillus isosaccharinicus:
GAATGAACTGCGAGTAAAGAAAATCCTCAGCAAGCTTTTCCGTTCCTCGATGTAAATAACCGATAACAGGTTTTGCATGTTTAATGATTTCACCTTCAATAACTACTTCAATACGAAATACACCATGCGTACTAGGATGTTGCGGGCCTATGTTTAATACCATTTGCTCTGTTTTTATACTCATCAACAGTCACCCCCTACTATAAACCCATTTCTTCTTTGTCGAACTTGTAGTCTTTACGAAGTGGATGACCAACCCAGTCATCCTCTAATAAAATTCGGGTAAGATTTGGATGACCGATAAACTCAATACCTAATAAATCATAAGCTTCACGCTCATGCCAATCGGCCGTTTTCCAAATTGGTTGTACGGATATTACTTTTGGATTTGATCTTGGCATTTTCACCTTAATACAAAGGTATTGATCTAAATCCATTGAATAAAAATTATAAATGACTTCCATATGTTCTTCATAATCTACACCGGTTAAACAGCATAGAAAATCGAACCTTAACTTTTCATCTTCAATTAACATTTGGGCAATTTCTAAATTCCATTTGTCACTTTCGATTGTTAAAAAAGGTTCATTAAAATTTAATTTACTTTCAACAACTACTTCTGGGCCTGATAAATCTTCAATTTTTTTCAATACTATATCTAATAATTGTTGACTCATATCCTTTGGCCCACCTTCTTCCTTCTCTTACCCTTTGCTTCTTCTCTAATCTGAATGCGAAGTTTCTCAATGCCGTCTAACAACGCGGGTGGAGTTGGTGGACAACCTGGGATGTAAACATCAACAGGAACGATTTTGTCAACGCCGTTAACAACACTATAAGCTTTGTGATATGGGCCGCCACATGTAGCACAAGATCCCATAGCAATTACCCATTTTGGTTCAGGCATTTGATCGTAAAGCCTTTTTACAACTGGTGCCATTTTGGCAGTTACAGTTCCAGCAACGATCATTAAGTCTGAATGACGCGGTGAAGCACGGAAGATTACACCGAAACGGTCTAAGTCATAACGAGCAGCACCAGTTGCCATCATCTCGATAGCACAACATGCTAATCCGAACGTTAATGGCCAAAACGACCTTGTTCGTGCCCATGCCTTTACTTCCTCAACCTTTGTAATCAGTACATTACGTTGTACCTCTTCCACTAAAGCCGGATCAAATTCCTCTAACCCCTGTTTTCTTAGTTCCATTCTAGCACCTTCTTTTTCCAAGAGTACGCAAGGCCTAACCCAAGTACTACGATAAATATAAGCATTGCATTGATCCCAAACCACCCAAGATGGTCAAGGGCAACCGCCCAAGGATATAAGAAAACGGTTTCAACATCAAAAATTACAAACTCTAGCGCCACTATGTAGTAGGCCACGTTGAACCGTACTTGAGCATCTCCAGTTGGTAAAATTCCACTTTCATATGGAACTAATTTTTCAGGATATGGGTTGTGTGGTCTCAAAAGCTTACCAAACGTCAATCCTCCGACTGGAAGTGCAATACCTAAAAGCAAAAATATGATGACATACACATAACTGTTTAGATATAAATCCAAATCCATGCGCTCTCTCCCTCCATTCCTTGCTTTATTTGTATTTCAACTCCCCTTCTAAATTATAACAAAGCCGTTCAAAATATGTCCACATTTTTCTCAATATTCTAATTTTTATACATAACACTATCATAATGTTATAAAGCTTGTAAAACCCCGCCATTATAGCAATTTTCAGACTATTGCAGCTACTTAACCCTCTGGTTTTATGTGTCTAATTTTGTAAAAATTTCGAATAAAAAAATTGGAGTGTACTAGTGGGATTTTGGGGCTGTTATATATCTTTTAAATGTAGAATGTAGAATGTAAAATGTTTGAAAGAAGCGCTCTGATGTATTAAAGAAGAAAGATTTAAGGGAAGATACCTTCGAAGCATAGACCCACAATAATTCTACATTTTACATTTTACATTCTACATTAAAGAAAGAAAATAAAAAGCTTGAGGATTTCTCCTCAAGCTTTTTATTTTCTTTCTGCAACATCCAAACGGTTAATAGCGCGTTTAAGGGCCATTTCTGCGCGTTTGAAGTCGATATCATCTTTAATTGCTTGTTCCAGGCGTCGCTCTGCGCGTTCTTTGGCAGCGCGGGCACGGGAAATGTCGATATCTGATGGCAATTCAGCAGATTCTGCAAGGATACTTACTTGATCACCGCGGACTTCCATTAAGCCACCAGTGACTGCTACAAGTGTTATGTCAGAACCTTTTTTTATTCGAACCGCTCCAATGGTTAAAGGAGTAACTAAAGGGATATGGTTTGGTAAAATACCAAGTCCGCCGTTAATCGTTTTTACACTTACCATTTCAACGTCTCCATCGAATACTTTACCATCAGGGGTTACAACACTGACATTCATTGTCTTCATGAAAACCCTCCTTAAGCACTCATTTCGCCGCATATAGCGACTACTCTACGAGTGGAGACTAATTCAGTGAGATATATTCACTAAAATAGCTTAGATTAATAAA
This window harbors:
- a CDS encoding NADH-quinone oxidoreductase subunit C is translated as MSQQLLDIVLKKIEDLSGPEVVVESKLNFNEPFLTIESDKWNLEIAQMLIEDEKLRFDFLCCLTGVDYEEHMEVIYNFYSMDLDQYLCIKVKMPRSNPKVISVQPIWKTADWHEREAYDLLGIEFIGHPNLTRILLEDDWVGHPLRKDYKFDKEEMGL
- a CDS encoding NuoB/complex I 20 kDa subunit family protein: MELRKQGLEEFDPALVEEVQRNVLITKVEEVKAWARTRSFWPLTFGLACCAIEMMATGAARYDLDRFGVIFRASPRHSDLMIVAGTVTAKMAPVVKRLYDQMPEPKWVIAMGSCATCGGPYHKAYSVVNGVDKIVPVDVYIPGCPPTPPALLDGIEKLRIQIREEAKGKRRKKVGQRI
- a CDS encoding NADH-quinone oxidoreductase subunit A — translated: MDLDLYLNSYVYVIIFLLLGIALPVGGLTFGKLLRPHNPYPEKLVPYESGILPTGDAQVRFNVAYYIVALEFVIFDVETVFLYPWAVALDHLGWFGINAMLIFIVVLGLGLAYSWKKKVLEWN
- a CDS encoding F0F1 ATP synthase subunit epsilon — translated: MKTMNVSVVTPDGKVFDGDVEMVSVKTINGGLGILPNHIPLVTPLTIGAVRIKKGSDITLVAVTGGLMEVRGDQVSILAESAELPSDIDISRARAAKERAERRLEQAIKDDIDFKRAEMALKRAINRLDVAERK